CATGAGTAGTGTTTACTGGAATTGTATGCTAAGGCAGGTCAAAGTTATAAGCCAATAGGCAATGATACTCGTATATGCTATGGGTATAAACAATCTAGCAACTAATTATTATCAAGGATAAGCTCATGATCATGCATCGTCTCTCGGAAACCGAATCgtcaagagaaagaaagagagaaagaaaaaaaaaaaatacaacTAATGCAATGGTCATGGTGAATGACCGAATCAGCTCACAGGCAGATAGGCGAAATGTTCTGTATGCAAAAGGCATCACATGCAAAttaagaagaaaaaaagagtcCAGCTCTAAGGCACCTCTTGGTCACCTCGTTTCAGTCCACCAGGCACATCGATGGCATCCCGGACCCAGGGAATGGCGGCGATTTCGTCAAGGGTTTTCCGTCGTGTGTTGCGCTTCAAGAGACCCTCGACACATTCGTGTGCTTCGccccaatctttgcccttttcGGGATCCCATTCCTCGTCACTGTCGGCATAGCGGTACCAACCCCACTCGCAACGTGCAATGCGGTGTGGTGTTCGCGCGCGGAGTTTGGCGGGGTCACCACGAGTGCCGGGAAGGGCATCGAAGGGCAGTCGGTTCTCCATCATGGCGTACAAGGACACACCAAGGGCCCACGCGTCGGTTGAACGTCCGTCATAGGCCTGGCCCATCAGGATCTCGGGTGCTGCATAGTCTTCACTACCACAACGGGTGTGGAGAAGCGGGCTCTCGGGGGGTTCGGGAATGCGTCTCGAGAGACCAAGATCACTCAGCGTGACAACGGCTCGATCATAGGTGCGCCAGTCGATTGGCTTGTGCATGGCGGCTGAGGGTATGGTCACGAGCACGTCTGATCAGTCAGCGAGACAATCCTGGATCTTGGTCGAAAAAAGGGGGACTAACTCTCTAGTTTGATATCTCGATGGACGATGAAGTTCTGATGGAGGTAGCGCACTGCAGCCACCAATTCTGCAAAGATACGTCGAGTGAGGCTAGGCGACATTGGTCGCGAGCTTGAAGATGCGACATCGAAAAGATCTCCTCCGGGACAATAGTCCAAAACCAACAAGGCTCGTTTCTCGTCGCTGCCAAAAGCCTTGAGTTGAACAACAGACGGGTGATTGATGGTTTTCAGGATATCCACTTCGCGCTTGAGGGAGACTTCCAGACGTTCCTCATCCGCACCACCGGCGGGGCCGTACTCAATCACTTTGACTGCAACCAACTTCTGCGACGTCGAAGCCGTATGAACCAGGGGAGCCAGATCACCGGTGCCATCTGCTTGGTCCAACTCCATGCGAGCAGCAAGGTTGACCTGACTGAACGTCCCTTGGCCAAGCTGGCATAGCTTGCGGTATTTGCGGGGTTGCTGGCTGCGTATTGATCGCACCGAGTAAACCTCCTCCGAATCGCCCAGAGAGGCAGAACGGCTGACGACCGGCCCTTGCTGCTCATCATCAGCACCTCGACTGCTTCGGGGCGGCGTGAGTGGACGAGCGGCAGGGAAAGCGATCCCGCGCTGCACGGCCAAGTATTGTTCGCGGTGAAGACCATTGGACTTGTCGTCAATACTGGAGGACGGTCCGATAAAATGAGGTGCACCCGATCCCGACGCGACAATCGGGCGTGGCTTGATGGGGATGCTGCGTCCTGGAGGCACATAGTCACTCAGACTGCGGTTTCGCGTGTGTCTGGGCGCTGGAACCGCAGGAATACTAGTGTCGATAGCCCGTTCTCCCTTCTCTCCGCTGGTATAGGGTCTCGTACGCGAGCGCGAGGTTGACCGTCCGAAGCGATGGGAGGATTCGCTCAATCGCAAACTGAGACTTGAGCCAGGGCGTGAGATGGTAGATGGCGTACGAGACAGAGGTTGCGCATCGTTTCGAGACGGCCTCCATGGAGTAGCACCACCAATGGGCGAAGGCAAGGGCGTAATATCACCCATAGCCAGCAACTGAGGAGACGACAAAACCGAAGCAGCCGGAGACAAAGAATTGGTACTGGGATTGCGAGCAGCACGCAGTCCACGAAAACTGGGTGTCCGCGGCGGCAGACCACTACTACCTGCAGAGGAGACACTGTAGGTAACCATAGGATCGGCGGAATTCATAGGACTGGAAGTCGGGGGTACATCGGTCCGGATCTGTAACGAGGGCATATAATGGTGGGACAGATAAAGAGGTGGTACATTCTCATTATTCTGCACCCAATCCGTCGTGGCGGGGAAGGCGTGGGCAGAACCAGGTctggaggacgaggaagacgaggggGGCGGCGACATGGCA
This sequence is a window from Aspergillus chevalieri M1 DNA, chromosome 5, nearly complete sequence. Protein-coding genes within it:
- a CDS encoding putative protein kinase (COG:T;~EggNog:ENOG410PFW7;~InterPro:IPR000719,IPR011009,IPR008271;~PFAM:PF07714,PF00069;~go_function: GO:0004672 - protein kinase activity [Evidence IEA];~go_function: GO:0005524 - ATP binding [Evidence IEA];~go_process: GO:0006468 - protein phosphorylation [Evidence IEA]), with amino-acid sequence MIDPDSPKPTVRSGSLCSSDSNTSGNSINNPESELHAANATPQSHPHNEVLLNHGAPASAMSPPPSSSSSSRPGSAHAFPATTDWVQNNENVPPLYLSHHYMPSLQIRTDVPPTSSPMNSADPMVTYSVSSAGSSGLPPRTPSFRGLRAARNPSTNSLSPAASVLSSPQLLAMGDITPLPSPIGGATPWRPSRNDAQPLSRTPSTISRPGSSLSLRLSESSHRFGRSTSRSRTRPYTSGEKGERAIDTSIPAVPAPRHTRNRSLSDYVPPGRSIPIKPRPIVASGSGAPHFIGPSSSIDDKSNGLHREQYLAVQRGIAFPAARPLTPPRSSRGADDEQQGPVVSRSASLGDSEEVYSVRSIRSQQPRKYRKLCQLGQGTFSQVNLAARMELDQADGTGDLAPLVHTASTSQKLVAVKVIEYGPAGGADEERLEVSLKREVDILKTINHPSVVQLKAFGSDEKRALLVLDYCPGGDLFDVASSSSRPMSPSLTRRIFAELVAAVRYLHQNFIVHRDIKLENVLVTIPSAAMHKPIDWRTYDRAVVTLSDLGLSRRIPEPPESPLLHTRCGSEDYAAPEILMGQAYDGRSTDAWALGVSLYAMMENRLPFDALPGTRGDPAKLRARTPHRIARCEWGWYRYADSDEEWDPEKGKDWGEAHECVEGLLKRNTRRKTLDEIAAIPWVRDAIDVPGGLKRGDQEVP